A window of the Deinococcus gobiensis I-0 genome harbors these coding sequences:
- the ileS gene encoding isoleucine--tRNA ligase: MTTPPEPTFAPVPQNPSFPEMELATLKWWNDHKIFERSLEQTRGNEQFTFYEGPPTANGRPGIHHVQARSFKDLFPRFRTMQGFHVPRKAGWDTHGLPVELGVEKKLGLNSKRDVEAYGIEKFNAECRTSVFEYEQEWRKFTERMGYWVNLDDPYMTLNRDYVESIWWSVKELDGRGLLYKGFRVAPYCPRDGTTLSNAEVSEGYKDIQDPSVYVTFALRDPAALGLPEGAAFLVWTTTPWTLPYNVGVALHPDFEYVAALDKDGRALILARSLLTEVLGEGAEVLKSFRGTELERVAYEPPYTEAYAAEGEGKPVWMSGLDTYVSDSDGTGIVHTAPAFGEDDMRLARNYGLPVIVGVDAEGKHRFGPWKGVFFRDANTDIVRDLRGRGVMWKEKNFVHSYPHCWRCGTPLMYYATESWYLNNTSRKQELIELNQTIDWHPPHIKNGRYGGWLENLIDWNISRSRYWGTPLPIWEAEDGEYRVVGSYAELAELSGRPELTGPDFDPHRPFVDDVTFDLGGKTFRRVPYVMDVWYDSGSMPFAQHHYPFENKDVFARSFPADFIAEAIDQTRGWFNSLHQIGTMVFDSVAYKSVICSGHILDEKGLKMSKSKGNIVDPWDVFAQYGADATRWYMYVSAPPELSRRFGPNLVGEAFRGYFLTLWNTYSFFVLYANLDRPDLRAAPPVETRPEVDRWLLAKVQALIATVTERLENYDPTGSSRALQDFVTEDLSNWYVRRNRRRFWSGDGKVDLSAYATLHSALVTVAQLTAPFTPFLAETLWRNLVLSTEPGAPESVHLSQWPKVDEALAAPTLVGEMDAVLRVVSLGRAVRGQTGVRARQPLPKVLVRARTAEQTAALGRFSAQLREELNVKEVELLDQYAELVSYTLRPNLPLLGKKFGKAVPQVRAALNAADTSEVARAVRDGKQFEVIAPTGERFELGPDEVLVDAKSPEGFAALEEAGYLVAFDTALSRELVLEGLARDLVRGVQDGRKRAGFEVQDRITLHLDLQGDAREAAEVWQDYLMSETLAEALVFGVAGGFRAEIEGGAAYLEKLERDGQTETA, translated from the coding sequence ATGACCACCCCACCCGAACCGACCTTCGCCCCCGTCCCGCAGAATCCCAGCTTTCCCGAGATGGAACTGGCGACCCTGAAGTGGTGGAACGACCACAAGATCTTCGAGCGCAGCCTGGAGCAGACGCGCGGCAACGAGCAGTTCACCTTCTACGAGGGACCGCCCACCGCCAACGGCCGCCCCGGCATCCATCACGTGCAGGCCCGGAGCTTCAAGGACCTGTTTCCGCGCTTCCGGACCATGCAGGGCTTCCATGTGCCGCGCAAGGCCGGCTGGGACACGCACGGTCTGCCGGTCGAGCTGGGCGTCGAGAAGAAGCTCGGCCTGAACAGTAAGCGCGACGTGGAGGCCTACGGCATCGAGAAGTTCAACGCCGAGTGCCGCACGTCGGTGTTCGAGTACGAGCAGGAGTGGCGCAAATTCACCGAACGCATGGGCTACTGGGTCAACCTCGACGACCCCTACATGACCCTGAACCGCGATTATGTGGAGAGCATCTGGTGGAGCGTCAAGGAGCTGGACGGCCGGGGGCTGCTGTACAAGGGCTTCCGGGTGGCCCCGTACTGCCCGCGCGACGGCACGACGCTCAGCAACGCCGAGGTCTCGGAGGGCTACAAGGACATCCAGGACCCGAGCGTCTACGTGACCTTCGCGCTGCGGGACCCGGCCGCCCTGGGCCTGCCGGAGGGCGCGGCCTTCCTGGTCTGGACGACCACCCCCTGGACACTGCCCTACAACGTGGGCGTGGCGCTGCACCCGGACTTCGAGTACGTGGCGGCGCTGGACAAGGACGGCCGCGCCCTGATCCTGGCGCGCAGCCTGCTGACCGAGGTGCTGGGCGAGGGGGCGGAGGTCCTGAAGTCGTTCCGGGGCACCGAGCTGGAGCGCGTGGCCTACGAGCCGCCCTACACCGAGGCCTACGCCGCCGAGGGCGAGGGCAAACCGGTCTGGATGAGCGGCCTGGACACCTACGTCTCCGACAGCGACGGCACCGGCATCGTGCACACGGCCCCGGCTTTCGGCGAGGACGACATGCGGCTGGCGCGCAACTACGGCCTGCCGGTCATCGTGGGCGTGGACGCCGAGGGCAAGCACCGCTTCGGGCCGTGGAAGGGCGTGTTCTTCCGGGACGCGAACACGGACATCGTGCGTGACCTGAGAGGCCGGGGCGTGATGTGGAAGGAGAAGAACTTCGTCCACTCCTACCCGCACTGCTGGCGCTGCGGCACGCCGCTCATGTACTACGCCACCGAGAGCTGGTACCTGAACAACACCAGCCGCAAGCAGGAACTCATCGAGCTGAACCAGACCATCGACTGGCACCCGCCGCACATCAAGAACGGGCGCTACGGCGGCTGGCTGGAAAACCTGATCGACTGGAACATCAGCCGCAGCCGCTACTGGGGCACGCCGCTGCCGATCTGGGAAGCCGAGGACGGCGAGTACCGGGTGGTGGGCAGCTACGCCGAACTGGCCGAGCTGAGCGGACGGCCCGAGCTGACGGGGCCGGACTTCGACCCGCACCGCCCCTTCGTGGACGACGTGACCTTCGACCTCGGCGGCAAGACGTTCCGGCGCGTGCCCTACGTGATGGACGTGTGGTACGACTCGGGCTCGATGCCCTTCGCGCAGCACCACTATCCCTTCGAGAACAAGGACGTGTTCGCGCGCAGCTTCCCGGCCGACTTCATCGCGGAGGCCATCGACCAGACGCGCGGGTGGTTCAACTCCCTGCACCAGATCGGCACGATGGTGTTCGACAGCGTGGCGTACAAGTCGGTGATCTGCTCGGGCCACATCCTCGACGAGAAGGGCCTGAAGATGTCCAAGAGCAAGGGGAACATCGTGGACCCCTGGGACGTGTTCGCGCAGTACGGCGCTGACGCGACGCGCTGGTACATGTACGTCTCGGCGCCGCCCGAGCTGAGCCGCCGTTTCGGGCCGAATCTGGTGGGCGAGGCCTTCCGCGGCTACTTCCTGACGCTGTGGAACACCTACAGCTTCTTCGTGCTGTACGCCAACCTCGACCGGCCGGACCTGCGCGCCGCGCCGCCCGTCGAGACGCGCCCCGAGGTGGACCGCTGGCTGCTGGCGAAGGTGCAGGCCCTGATCGCCACCGTCACCGAGCGGCTGGAGAACTACGACCCGACCGGCAGCAGCCGGGCCCTCCAGGATTTCGTGACCGAGGACCTGAGCAACTGGTACGTGCGGCGCAACCGGCGCAGGTTCTGGAGTGGGGACGGCAAGGTAGACCTGTCGGCCTACGCCACGCTGCACTCCGCCCTGGTGACGGTCGCGCAACTCACGGCGCCCTTCACGCCGTTCCTGGCCGAGACGCTGTGGCGCAATCTGGTCCTGAGCACCGAGCCGGGCGCCCCCGAGAGCGTGCACCTGAGCCAGTGGCCCAAGGTGGACGAGGCGCTGGCCGCCCCGACGCTGGTGGGTGAGATGGACGCCGTGCTGCGGGTGGTGAGCCTGGGCCGGGCCGTGCGCGGGCAGACCGGCGTGCGGGCGCGTCAGCCGCTGCCCAAGGTGCTCGTGCGCGCCCGGACCGCCGAGCAGACGGCCGCGCTGGGGCGCTTTTCCGCGCAGCTGCGCGAGGAGCTGAACGTCAAGGAGGTCGAGCTGCTCGACCAGTACGCCGAGCTGGTGAGCTACACGCTGCGGCCCAACCTGCCGCTGCTGGGCAAGAAGTTCGGCAAGGCGGTGCCGCAGGTGCGCGCCGCACTGAATGCCGCCGACACGTCGGAGGTGGCCCGCGCCGTGCGCGACGGCAAGCAGTTCGAGGTGATCGCCCCGACCGGCGAGCGCTTCGAGCTGGGGCCGGACGAGGTGCTCGTGGACGCCAAGAGTCCCGAGGGCTTCGCGGCGCTGGAGGAGGCCGGGTATCTGGTGGCCTTCGATACGGCGCTCTCGCGCGAGCTGGTGCTGGAGGGGCTGGCGCGCGACCT
- the fsa gene encoding fructose-6-phosphate aldolase, protein MEFFIDTAIVDEIKEINAWGVLSGVTTNPSLIVASGRDFREVIGEIAAMVGGAISAEVTSLEADEMIAQGKDIATWNEHIVVKLPLTPAGLQACRVLTDAGIKTNVTLCFSVPQALLAARAGATYISPFAGRVDDIGWDGIDLIRDIKEAYVQGGISTKVLAASIRHPTHVVQAALAGADVATIPYKVFTQMVKHPLTQAGLDGFMKDWAKRAGASAETPASEAGTNPQAGGATPQGGSTK, encoded by the coding sequence ATGGAATTTTTCATCGATACCGCCATCGTCGACGAGATCAAGGAAATCAACGCCTGGGGCGTCCTGTCGGGCGTCACCACCAATCCCAGCCTCATCGTGGCCTCGGGCCGCGACTTCCGTGAGGTCATCGGCGAGATCGCCGCGATGGTCGGCGGGGCCATCAGCGCCGAGGTCACCAGTCTCGAAGCCGACGAGATGATCGCCCAGGGCAAGGACATCGCCACCTGGAACGAGCACATCGTGGTCAAGCTGCCGCTGACCCCCGCCGGCCTCCAGGCCTGCCGCGTCCTGACCGACGCCGGGATCAAGACCAACGTGACGCTGTGCTTCAGCGTGCCGCAGGCCCTGCTCGCCGCCCGCGCCGGGGCGACCTACATCAGCCCCTTCGCGGGCCGCGTGGACGACATCGGCTGGGACGGCATCGACCTGATCCGCGACATCAAGGAAGCCTATGTCCAGGGCGGCATCTCGACCAAGGTGCTCGCGGCCAGCATCCGGCACCCCACCCACGTCGTGCAGGCCGCGCTCGCGGGCGCCGACGTGGCGACCATCCCCTACAAGGTCTTTACCCAGATGGTCAAGCACCCCCTGACCCAGGCGGGCCTCGACGGCTTCATGAAGGACTGGGCCAAGCGTGCCGGCGCCAGCGCCGAGACCCCGGCCAGCGAGGCCGGCACCAACCCGCAGGCCGGCGGCGCGACGCCCCAGGGGGGAAGCACGAAGTGA
- the rho gene encoding transcription termination factor Rho has translation MTDTASPPLPFHELQQKILPELHLIAAGLGIENYRKLKKDALSLAIMERQASAEGQSLARGYLDISADGYGFLQADLLDPQSRTVLVTAGLIKQFHLRTGDEVIGRARKPRENERFGSLVRVEAINGLDPEAARKRPRFDDLTPTFPDAQLVLEDPGTDDTLSLRVVDLLVPIGRGQRALIVAPPKAGKTTLLKKIANSIVKNYPDVTVMVLLVDERPEEVTDFRESVQGAQVIASTFDEPPQHHVRVAEFVHERARRIVEEGGHVVILLDSITRLARANNLVTPPTGRTLSGGLDSNALHWPKRFLGAARNIREGGSLTILATALVETGSRMDDVIFEEFKGTGNAELVLSRRLEERRIFPAMDILKSGTRREELLLQPEVLKKMWLMRKVISDMDPADAMEMLLSRMGKTRNNVEFLQALAGG, from the coding sequence GTGACCGACACGGCCTCACCGCCCCTGCCCTTTCACGAGCTCCAGCAGAAGATTCTGCCGGAACTGCACCTCATTGCGGCCGGTCTCGGCATCGAGAACTACCGCAAGCTCAAAAAAGACGCCCTGTCGCTCGCCATCATGGAGCGCCAGGCCAGCGCCGAGGGCCAGAGCCTCGCGCGCGGCTACCTTGACATCAGCGCCGATGGCTACGGCTTCTTGCAGGCCGACCTCCTCGACCCCCAGAGCCGCACGGTGCTCGTCACCGCCGGCCTGATCAAGCAGTTCCACCTGCGGACCGGCGACGAGGTCATCGGGCGCGCCCGCAAGCCGCGCGAGAACGAGCGCTTCGGCTCGCTCGTGCGGGTCGAGGCCATCAACGGCCTGGACCCCGAGGCCGCCCGCAAGCGCCCGCGCTTCGACGATCTCACGCCGACCTTCCCCGACGCGCAGCTGGTCCTCGAGGACCCCGGCACCGACGACACCCTGAGCCTGCGCGTGGTGGACCTGCTCGTGCCCATCGGGCGGGGTCAGCGCGCGCTCATCGTCGCGCCGCCCAAGGCCGGCAAGACCACGCTGCTCAAGAAGATCGCCAACTCCATCGTCAAGAACTACCCCGACGTGACGGTGATGGTGCTGCTCGTGGACGAGCGCCCCGAGGAGGTCACCGACTTCCGCGAGAGCGTGCAGGGCGCGCAGGTCATCGCCAGCACCTTCGACGAGCCGCCGCAGCACCACGTGCGCGTGGCCGAGTTCGTGCACGAGCGGGCCCGGCGCATCGTCGAGGAGGGCGGGCACGTGGTCATCCTGCTCGACTCGATCACCCGTCTGGCGCGCGCGAACAACCTCGTCACGCCGCCGACCGGGCGCACCCTCTCGGGCGGTCTGGATTCCAACGCGCTGCACTGGCCCAAACGCTTCCTGGGCGCGGCGCGCAACATCCGCGAGGGGGGCAGCCTGACCATCCTGGCGACCGCCCTCGTCGAGACCGGCTCGCGCATGGACGACGTGATCTTCGAGGAGTTCAAGGGCACCGGCAACGCCGAACTCGTGCTCTCGCGCCGCCTCGAAGAGCGCCGCATCTTCCCCGCGATGGACATCCTCAAGTCGGGCACCCGCCGCGAGGAACTGCTGCTGCAACCCGAAGTGCTCAAGAAGATGTGGCTGATGCGCAAGGTCATTTCCGACATGGACCCTGCCGACGCGATGGAGATGCTGCTCTCGCGCATGGGCAAGACGCGCAACAACGTCGAGTTCCTGCAAGCGCTGGCCGGTGGCTGA
- a CDS encoding response regulator, translated as MADPRPPRLLVVDDEAQILELLDLSLSLQGFDVCTALSGPQALDLACRHPFDTVVMDVLMSPWDGLETARRMYARLGDAAPPVVLLTGLSLPDYDPAAEPLIAAALTKPFRPSELVAVIRQVQASRT; from the coding sequence GTGGCTGATCCCCGTCCACCCCGCCTGCTGGTGGTGGACGACGAAGCCCAGATTCTGGAACTGCTCGACCTCAGCCTCAGCCTTCAGGGCTTCGATGTCTGCACCGCCCTGAGTGGCCCGCAGGCGCTCGACCTGGCCTGCCGCCATCCTTTCGACACCGTGGTCATGGACGTGCTGATGTCGCCCTGGGACGGCCTGGAAACGGCGCGGCGCATGTACGCCCGCCTAGGCGACGCCGCTCCGCCCGTCGTGCTGCTCACCGGCCTGTCGCTGCCCGACTACGACCCGGCCGCCGAGCCGCTCATCGCCGCCGCGCTCACCAAGCCCTTCCGGCCGTCCGAACTCGTCGCGGTGATCCGGCAGGTCCAGGCCAGCCGCACCTGA
- the pdxS gene encoding pyridoxal 5'-phosphate synthase lyase subunit PdxS, with amino-acid sequence MSEQQTGTPQIKQGFAEMFKGGVIMDVVTADQARIAEAAGATAVMALERVPADIRKDGGVARMSDPKMIKEIIGAVSIPVMAKVRIGHVVEAQILQALGVDFIDESEVLTPADEQFHILKSDFAVPFVCGAKNLGEALRRVGEGASMIRTKGEAGTGNVVEAVRHARTVLGEIRAIQARPAEELMTVARDLQAPYELVKYVHANGKLPVVNFAAGGVATPADAALMMYLGLDGVFVGSGIFKSSNPERRAQAIVKAVTHYQNPDLLAEISEDLGAPMTGINIDDLIPAERLAARGW; translated from the coding sequence ATGAGCGAGCAGCAGACCGGCACCCCCCAGATCAAGCAGGGCTTCGCGGAGATGTTCAAGGGCGGCGTCATCATGGACGTGGTCACCGCCGACCAGGCGCGCATCGCCGAGGCCGCCGGCGCGACCGCCGTGATGGCCCTGGAGCGCGTGCCCGCCGACATCCGCAAGGACGGGGGCGTGGCGCGCATGAGCGACCCCAAGATGATCAAGGAGATCATCGGCGCGGTGAGCATTCCCGTCATGGCGAAGGTCCGCATCGGGCACGTCGTCGAGGCGCAGATTCTCCAGGCGCTCGGCGTGGACTTCATCGACGAGTCCGAGGTGCTGACCCCGGCCGACGAGCAGTTCCACATCCTCAAGAGCGACTTCGCGGTGCCCTTCGTGTGCGGCGCCAAGAACCTGGGTGAGGCGCTGCGCCGCGTGGGCGAGGGTGCCAGCATGATCCGCACCAAGGGCGAGGCCGGCACCGGCAACGTGGTCGAGGCCGTGCGCCATGCCCGCACCGTGCTGGGCGAGATCCGCGCCATCCAGGCCCGCCCCGCCGAGGAACTCATGACGGTGGCCCGCGACCTCCAGGCCCCCTATGAACTCGTGAAGTACGTGCACGCCAACGGCAAGCTGCCGGTCGTGAACTTCGCGGCGGGCGGCGTCGCCACCCCTGCCGACGCCGCCCTGATGATGTACCTGGGCCTCGACGGCGTGTTCGTGGGCAGCGGTATCTTCAAGTCCTCGAACCCCGAGCGCCGCGCCCAGGCCATCGTGAAGGCCGTGACGCACTACCAGAATCCCGACCTGCTCGCGGAAATCAGCGAGGACCTCGGCGCGCCCATGACCGGCATCAACATCGACGACCTCATTCCCGCCGAGCGCCTCGCCGCGCGCGGCTGGTAA